One genomic region from Knoellia sp. p5-6-4 encodes:
- a CDS encoding ABC transporter permease, with protein MRGYLLRRAWHSLLTLVLATVVVFLGVRALPGDPALALAGEDRTPEALAAIRSEYGLDQSLPVQFWAFLTNALQGDLGTSIRTGQPVSDMLRTALPVTLELSLLAIAIAVVLGVGAGVVAAVRRGRPAEWVANALALLGLSVPHFWLGLVAIL; from the coding sequence GTGCGGGGCTACCTTCTGCGCAGGGCCTGGCACTCCCTGCTGACCCTGGTGCTGGCCACCGTCGTGGTGTTCCTCGGCGTCCGTGCGCTCCCCGGTGACCCTGCCCTCGCCCTCGCGGGCGAGGACCGGACTCCGGAGGCGCTGGCGGCCATCCGGAGCGAGTACGGCCTCGACCAGTCGCTGCCGGTGCAGTTCTGGGCCTTCCTGACCAACGCGCTCCAGGGAGATCTCGGCACCTCGATCCGCACCGGTCAGCCCGTGAGCGACATGCTCCGCACGGCGCTGCCCGTCACGCTCGAGCTGTCGCTCCTGGCCATCGCGATCGCCGTGGTCCTCGGCGTCGGCGCCGGCGTCGTGGCCGCCGTCCGCCGGGGACGTCCCGCCGAGTGGGTGGCCAACGCCCTCGCCCTTCTCGGGCTGTCCGTGCCGCACTTCTGGCTCGGCCTGGTCGCGATCCTGTAG
- a CDS encoding ABC transporter substrate-binding protein, translating into MTTHLFLPSSGHGRRLVALAVAAASLTAAGCSAVGPAEGQGGGTASGGAAAGAAGSDAYGEPASAGEVAKGGALVMALSAEPDQLDPTLSGSLYSRYVFHAMCQKLYDVDQDAKVVPQLATALPTVSGDGRTVTIPVRDGVTFADGTPFNAEAVKSTLERNLTLEGSGRKSELGPVTKVEAKDAKTVVITLSKPFAPLTAALTDRAGRILSPKATKALGSKFATAPVCVGPFKFSKRVPQNSIELVKDPNFYDADKVNFDKITYRIITDASIRAANLRSGDVMVADSLSAQDVPALQKEKSLQILQSQSLGYQGVTFNVGNVDGVGTPAKAIDRPEAKDPRIRQAFEYAIDRAGLVKVVFNDYNTVACSPISPKSEFSTEAVQKCTPHDPAKAKALLKEAGVTTPFPIQMITSNNPDSLRLAQALQSMVKEGGFDLKIQPVEYASLLDQQDRGDFSLLQLGWSGRIDPDANITNFVGTGGSQNVAGYNNAEVDSLLEKARESQDLAERQGLYAQVVDKLHQDNPLIYLYRQRNLTGVSTKVKGVQVFPDGVVRLGFAGMAK; encoded by the coding sequence ATGACCACGCATCTCTTCCTTCCCTCGTCCGGGCACGGACGACGCCTGGTGGCACTGGCGGTCGCCGCAGCCTCGCTCACGGCTGCCGGGTGCAGCGCCGTCGGACCGGCCGAGGGCCAGGGCGGGGGCACCGCCAGCGGTGGGGCGGCGGCGGGTGCCGCCGGCTCGGACGCCTACGGTGAGCCCGCCTCCGCCGGCGAGGTGGCCAAGGGTGGCGCGCTGGTGATGGCGCTCTCCGCAGAGCCCGACCAGCTCGACCCGACCTTGTCGGGCAGCCTCTACTCGAGGTACGTCTTCCACGCGATGTGCCAGAAGCTCTACGACGTCGACCAGGACGCCAAGGTCGTGCCGCAGCTGGCCACCGCGCTTCCCACCGTCAGCGGCGACGGCAGGACCGTCACCATCCCCGTGCGCGACGGCGTGACCTTCGCCGACGGCACGCCGTTCAACGCCGAGGCGGTCAAGTCGACCCTCGAGCGCAACCTGACCCTCGAGGGGTCGGGCCGCAAGAGCGAGCTCGGGCCGGTCACCAAGGTCGAGGCCAAGGACGCCAAGACCGTGGTGATCACGCTCTCGAAGCCCTTCGCTCCGCTGACGGCCGCGCTGACCGACCGCGCCGGCAGGATCCTCAGCCCGAAGGCGACCAAGGCGCTGGGCTCGAAGTTCGCCACCGCGCCCGTGTGCGTCGGCCCGTTCAAGTTCTCCAAGCGCGTGCCGCAGAACTCCATCGAGCTCGTGAAGGACCCGAACTTCTACGACGCCGACAAGGTCAACTTCGACAAGATCACCTACCGGATCATCACCGATGCCAGCATCCGCGCCGCGAACCTCCGGTCCGGTGACGTCATGGTGGCCGACTCGCTCTCCGCGCAGGACGTCCCCGCCCTCCAGAAGGAGAAGAGCCTGCAGATCCTGCAGTCGCAGTCGCTGGGCTACCAGGGCGTCACCTTCAACGTGGGCAACGTCGACGGCGTCGGCACCCCGGCGAAGGCGATCGACCGGCCCGAGGCCAAAGACCCCCGCATCCGCCAGGCGTTCGAGTACGCCATCGACCGGGCCGGGCTGGTGAAGGTCGTCTTCAACGACTACAACACCGTGGCCTGCTCGCCCATCTCGCCCAAGAGCGAGTTCTCCACGGAGGCCGTGCAGAAGTGCACGCCTCACGACCCGGCCAAGGCCAAGGCGCTGCTGAAGGAAGCCGGCGTCACGACGCCGTTCCCGATCCAGATGATCACCTCCAACAACCCGGACAGCCTTCGACTCGCCCAGGCACTCCAGTCCATGGTCAAGGAGGGCGGGTTCGACCTGAAGATCCAGCCCGTCGAGTACGCCTCGCTGCTCGACCAGCAGGACCGCGGTGACTTCTCCCTGCTGCAGCTCGGCTGGTCCGGCCGCATCGACCCCGACGCCAACATCACCAACTTCGTCGGCACCGGCGGCAGCCAGAACGTCGCGGGCTACAACAACGCCGAGGTCGACAGCCTGCTCGAGAAGGCGCGCGAGTCCCAGGACCTTGCCGAGCGCCAGGGCCTGTATGCCCAGGTCGTCGACAAGCTGCACCAGGACAACCCGCTGATCTACCTCTACCGCCAACGGAACCTGACCGGGGTGTCGACCAAGGTCAAGGGTGTCCAGGTGTTCCCCGACGGTGTGGTCCGGCTCGGCTTCGCCGGGATGGCCAAGTAG
- a CDS encoding YeeE/YedE family protein, with product MALLTGVADALSTERRPAPEPPTAPPAKRVPLAAGLTLAVALAGAVAATAGLRLTLLFVVGLALGVALFNSRFGFTSAWRQLVAVGQGRALQAHMLMLAVACLLFAPLLAAGTGFRGVEIEGSVSPVGTSLLVGAFLFGIGMQIGGSCASGTLFAIGSGQTAIVLTLAGFIAGSVLGAWHLPFWTTQMPTGPEVSFADTPLGYPGAVLISLTLMALVVGATVVIGRRRQPPALDRPPVARGVARVIRGSWPIWVGALVLAGLNALTLWLSGGAWGVTSAFALWGSKALDAVGVDVASWGYWQNPGNAEKLAGPVLADRTSVMNVGIMVGALIASAAAGAFTLHRRIPGKLAAGAVIGGILMGYGARLAYGCNIGAYFGGIASFSLHGWVWGAVAILGTVVGLRARPLFGLGNPKPTDSVC from the coding sequence GTGGCCCTGCTCACCGGCGTCGCCGACGCCCTCAGCACCGAGCGCCGCCCGGCGCCCGAGCCCCCGACGGCACCGCCGGCCAAGCGGGTGCCGCTCGCCGCGGGCCTCACCCTCGCCGTCGCCCTCGCGGGCGCCGTTGCGGCCACCGCCGGGCTGCGGCTCACCCTGCTGTTCGTGGTGGGCCTGGCGCTCGGGGTGGCGCTGTTCAACTCGCGGTTCGGCTTCACCAGCGCCTGGCGGCAGCTGGTGGCGGTCGGCCAGGGCCGGGCCCTGCAGGCGCACATGCTGATGCTCGCGGTCGCCTGCCTGCTGTTCGCTCCGCTGCTGGCGGCGGGCACCGGCTTCCGCGGCGTCGAGATCGAGGGCTCGGTCTCCCCTGTCGGGACCAGCCTGCTCGTGGGTGCCTTCCTCTTCGGCATCGGCATGCAGATCGGCGGCTCCTGCGCCTCCGGCACCCTCTTCGCCATCGGCAGCGGACAGACCGCGATCGTCCTGACCCTGGCCGGGTTCATCGCCGGCTCGGTGCTCGGCGCCTGGCACCTGCCCTTCTGGACGACCCAGATGCCCACCGGACCGGAGGTGTCCTTCGCCGACACCCCGCTCGGCTACCCCGGCGCCGTCCTCATCTCGCTGACCCTGATGGCCCTGGTCGTGGGCGCGACCGTCGTCATCGGCCGCCGGCGCCAGCCCCCTGCCCTCGACCGCCCACCGGTGGCCCGCGGGGTGGCCCGCGTCATCCGCGGCTCGTGGCCCATCTGGGTCGGCGCCCTGGTGCTCGCCGGCCTCAACGCCCTCACCCTGTGGCTCTCCGGGGGCGCCTGGGGCGTCACCTCGGCCTTCGCCCTCTGGGGCTCCAAGGCGCTCGACGCGGTCGGAGTGGACGTGGCCTCCTGGGGCTACTGGCAGAATCCCGGCAACGCCGAGAAGCTCGCAGGCCCCGTGCTCGCCGACAGGACCTCGGTGATGAACGTCGGCATCATGGTCGGCGCGCTCATCGCCTCCGCCGCGGCCGGCGCGTTCACCCTGCACCGCCGGATCCCGGGCAAGCTGGCCGCCGGAGCCGTCATCGGCGGCATCCTCATGGGCTACGGCGCGCGCCTGGCCTACGGCTGCAACATCGGTGCCTACTTCGGCGGCATCGCCTCGTTCAGCCTGCACGGCTGGGTGTGGGGTGCGGTGGCCATCCTCGGCACGGTGGTGGGGCTCAGGGCCCGGCCGCTCTTCGGGCTGGGCAACCCCAAGCCGACCGACTCCGTCTGCTGA
- a CDS encoding DUF488 family protein yields MAVRIVRLGEPRAEGEGLRIGTVRRPPRGVPKEEFAARDFYDTWLPELAPSQELVAQAMAAVTDREWQAFTRAYRKEMATPAARHLLELLAALSRRTDVAVGCYCEDETRCHRSVLRELLAEHGADVAPA; encoded by the coding sequence ATGGCAGTGCGGATCGTGAGGCTCGGCGAACCACGTGCGGAGGGCGAGGGCCTGCGGATCGGCACGGTCCGGCGCCCTCCACGCGGGGTGCCCAAGGAGGAGTTCGCCGCCCGCGACTTCTACGACACCTGGCTGCCCGAGCTCGCGCCCAGCCAGGAGCTGGTGGCGCAGGCGATGGCCGCCGTGACCGATCGGGAGTGGCAGGCCTTCACCCGCGCCTACCGCAAGGAGATGGCGACCCCGGCCGCGCGGCACCTGCTCGAGCTCCTCGCTGCGCTCTCGCGCCGCACCGACGTCGCGGTCGGCTGCTACTGCGAGGACGAAACCCGTTGCCACCGCTCGGTGCTGCGCGAGCTCCTCGCCGAGCACGGCGCGGACGTCGCGCCCGCCTGA